A region from the Misgurnus anguillicaudatus chromosome 7, ASM2758022v2, whole genome shotgun sequence genome encodes:
- the LOC129417924 gene encoding uncharacterized protein isoform X3, producing MEDDDSTCLLDVLCDPDALHDFLHGTNELPSGDLLISSSSGEPSLFTDTPSPGSLLADDASSQDTPVSGGVDLSFLDEALLASPTISEGPDEDKKDPVVHAVEPQQKESEEICDILQQSLQEADITEHTLALEAELAQTAETFQLSLCDASLPLSAAQYLSKPIAVPSFVSVAKDTQIAVEPPQPSLLAVGPGCPSLKPTGTQLMSLLPGNVFPAPPLGTSFSLNSANGSSMIIQKTHTGHQMLASTIRTIAPAGVMLQKTLLPIQPKIPVNIQPRLVQISPKPGGQKPLTGLAFIPANTSQNVLLSTSVGSNKSVPPQSVSKPVSLHLVSQGGPIVIQPQRHVFLPSQTPATTAQSTSTPMCLLSTPSNQVSNKSKERDLVDSSQIVTVHSKQVNFSPILPSPTGQLTLKQGTLLPGSQIQSTTPTVFQIPAQLAGTYGSQLQGQRGAVVQSPTVGNQITLINNASILIPDMSTIPIVNGQLATPVHRVLRGGPEGKLTLTQTSVLHFPERTKADDGSVNELPQEVRSNPSGSVESSLQSSRETEPLQSSPDVSCSPEPILSLSPRLINQTEEQQFTEGKHNPLPHAQALIHLPQQNALKPSATHESLAEALLLKIENNISPAMDEAEDFLASFVGSDTFSSLSECEEMSVYPDSEHTDIMLTSPIDQNSVMYGASIMGPTPSASEEQCLKSCLSIASSTDLQRYEGAIMNKSPSFSSEKVFASQQQRTLVFTNVSRTSESTAQVYNQPNRGFPQELTINSYGAKDCSGIVCLDQHELQEMMGPRLHSQCTETSSTLQKLIHTPSVCVDEKEERLTLEEKQHMMKQQLFLDHSSVLNPNTSAPFVSMEDAVRHLLPYHACARPIPGQTDLISVDKQFEWISALLLKRITDMLSKYRLLLLCEAQESPSAEMVMLERLFLQSERLSLGEDRRRARRDPVESFQESWHLNSPQNSMLSVQKGHSNRPPSPPSWPLQSDRPPGLKTYRSSSKGTLRLTIKHESGCRKIIHNSACDFSCATSGHKRNYSGQLTNGQDTQEKEESLKLPTSDVTQNKNDLTPDQLPEVKLHPDVETCRTDSDLQVLSNPLVRPEFTAESSLYSNQSSPVLKRNKVDASEADCPGLPAFMEDRGLSEHLQSAIDSILELQRLQGSASGVKLKTQQSCTMDQAVSSILKRQL from the exons ATGGAGGATGATGATAGCACCTGTTTGCTGGATGTTTTGTG CGACCCTGATGCCCTACATGATTTTCTTCATGGGACAAATGAG CTGCCGAGTGGGGACTTACTCATTAGTTCGTCCTCTGGAGAACCGTCACTCTTCACAGACACTCCA AGTCCAGGGTCTTTGTTAGCAGATGATGCTAGTTCCCAGGATACACCTGTCTCTGGCGGTGTGGATCTCTCTTTTCTGGATGAAGCACTGTTGGCATCACCAACAATAAGTGAAGGTCCAGATGAGGATAAAAAAGATCCCGTTGTCCATGCGGTGGAACCACAGCAGAAGGAGTCTGAAGAGATCTGTGATATCCTCCAGCAGAGTCTTCAAGAAGCAGACATCACTGAGCATACTCTAGCACTAGAGGCAGAACTGGCCCAGACAGCAGAAACTTTTCAGCTCAGTCTGTGTGACGCATCCCTACCTTTGTCTGCGGCGCAATATCTCTCCAAACCAATAGCTGTTcccagctttgtatctgtagcaAAGGACACTCAAATAGCAGTGGAGCCTCCTCAGCCATCTCTGTTAGCTGTTGGCCCAGGTTGCCCCTCACTGAAACCTACAGGAACCCAATTAATGAGTCTGCTTCCTGGGAATGTCTTCCCTGCACCTCCGCTTGGGACGTCTTTTTCTCTTAACTCGGCAAACGGCTCGAGCATGATCATCCAGAAGACCCACACGGGCCATCAGATGTTGGCTTCCACCATTAGAACAATTGCTCCTGCAGGGGTTATGTTACAGAAAACACTTTTACCCATTCAGCCTAAGATACCAGTAAACATTCAGCCAAGGCTTGTACAGATCAGTCCTAAACCAggaggacaaaaacccttgacAGGACTTGCCTTTATCCCAGCAAATACATCCCAGAATGTCTTGTTGTCCACTTCTGTAGGCTCAAACAAGTCCGTACCACCACAGTCTGTCAGCAAACCTGTTAGTCTCCATCTGGTTAGTCAGGGAGGACCCATTGTCATTCAACCTCAAAGACATGTTTTTCTCCCCAGCCAAACCCCTGCAACTACGGCCCAGTCTACCAGCACTCCGATGTGTCTTCTCAGTACACCAAGCAATCAGGTGTCTAACAAAAGCAAAGAGCGGGATCTAGTTGATAGTTCTCAAATTGTGACTGTGCACTCAAAGCAAGTCAATTTCAGTCCTATTTTGCCATCCCCAACTGGACAACTCACTCTCAAACAAGGCACTCTTCTGCCAGGGTCCCAGATTCAGTCAACAACTCCAACAGTCTTCCAGATACCAGCACAGCTAGCAGGGACCTATGGATCCCAACTGCAAGGGCAACGGGGTGCTGTAGTTCAAAGCCCCACTGTAGGAAACCAAATTACATTGATTAACAATGCTAGTATACTCATCCCTGATATGAGCACCATACCTATAGTGAATGGTCAGTTGGCAACTCCAGTGCATAGAGTTTTAAGAGGGGGGCCTGAAGGGAAGCTGACTCTTACCCAGACCTCAGTGCTTCACTTTCCTGAAAGAACAAAAGCAGATGATGGAAGTGTCAATGAACTGCCCCAA GAGGTCAGATCAAACCCCTCTGGTTCAGTGGAGTCATCCCTTCAGTCCTCCAGAGAGACAGAACCTCTACAGTCATCACCAGATGTTAGCTGTAGTCCTGAGCCAATTTTATCATTATCACCACGACTGATCAACCAAACAGAAGAGCAACAATTTACTGAAGGAAAGCACAACCCACTGCCTCATGCACAGGCTTTAATACACCTTCCCCAACAG AACGCACTTAAACCATCAGCCACCCATGAGTCCTTGGCAGAAGCTCTCCTCTTGAAAATAGAAAACAACATCTCTCCTGCCATGGATGAAGCGGAGGATTTCCTTGCATCTTTTGTAGGATCTGACACTTTCTCTTCATTGTCTGAGTGTGAAGAGATGTCAGTGTACCCTGATTCAGAGCACACTGATATAATGTTGACATCTCCTATTGACCAGAACTCTGTAATGTATGGAGCCTCCATCATGGGACCTACACCATCGGCCTCAGAAGAGCAGTGTCTCAAGTCCTGCCTGTCAATTGCTTCTAGTACTGACCTTCAGAGATATGAGGGGGCAATAATGAATAAGAGTCCTTCCTTCTCTTCAGAGAAGGTGTTTGCATCTCAGCAGCAGAGGACTCTTGTATTTACTAACGTCAGCAGAACCTCAGAGTCAACAGCCCAGGTGTACAATCAGCCAAACAGAGGGTTTCCCCAGG AGCTCACAATCAACAGTTACGGTGCTAAAGACTGTAGTGGAATAGTTTGCTTGGACCAGCATGAGTTACAGGAGATGATGGGACCTAGGCTGCATTCTCAGTGCACAGAGACCAGCTCAACACTTCAGAAGTTAATCCAC ACACCATCTGTATGTGTAGATGAGAAAGAGGAGAGGCTTACTCTAGAAGAGAAGCAACACAT GATGAAACAGCAGCTGTTTTTGGACCACAGTTCTGTCCTTAATCCAAATACGTCAGCTCCATTTGTTTCAATGGAGGATGCTGTGAGGCATTTGTTGCCCTACCATGCTTGCGCTAGACCCATACCCGGCCAGACTGACCTTATTTCAG TGGACAAGCAGTTTGAGTGGATTTCAGCCCTGCTGTTAAAACGAATCACGGACATGTTGAGCAAGTACAGGTTGCTTCTTCTGTGTGAAGCCCAG GAGAGTCCATCAGCAGAGATGGTGATGCTAGAGCGTTTGTTTCTTCAGTCAGAGAGACTCTCGTTGGGTGAAGACAGACGCCGGGCCAGGAGAGATCCAG TAGAGTCCTTTCAGGAATCCTGGCACTTAAACTCAcctcaaaacagcatgttgtCAGTTCAGAAAGGACATTCCAACCGTCCTCCATCTCCACCATCGTGGCCACTGCAATCTGACAGACCCCCCGGCCTCAAGACTTACCGATCCAGCAGCAAAGGAACGCTACGCCTTACAATCAAACACGAATCAGGATGCCGCAAAATTATCCACAACTCTGCGTGTGATTTCTCGTGCGCCACCTCTGGCCACAAACGAAACTACAGCGGACAGTTAACTAACGGACAAGACACGCAGGAAAAAGAAGAATCCCTCAAGCTTCCTACATCGGATGTCACACAGAACAAAAATGATCTGACGCCAGATCAGCTTCCCGAGGTGAAACTGCACCCTGACGTGGAAACATGCAGGACAGATAGCGATTTGCAGGTACTCTCCAATCCTCTGGTCAGGCCAGAATTCACAGCTGAAAGCAGCTTATATTCAAACCAATCCTCCCCagttcttaaaagaaataaggTGGATGCTTCAGAAGCAGATTGTCCAGGTTTACCTGCATTCATGGAGGACAGGGGTCTCAGCGAACATCTACAAAGTGCTATTGACAGCATCCTGGAGCTACAAAGGCTTCAGGGTTCGGCTTCAGGAGTTAAACTAAAGACTCAACAGTCCTGTACAATGGATCAGGCTGTCAGCAGCATACTGAAAAGACAACTATGA
- the LOC129417924 gene encoding uncharacterized protein isoform X4, with protein sequence MEDDDSTCLLDVLCDPDALHDFLHGTNELPSGDLLISSSSGEPSLFTDTPSPGSLLADDASSQDTPVSGGVDLSFLDEALLASPTISEGPDEDKKDPVVHAVEPQQKESEEICDILQQSLQEADITEHTLALEAELAQTAETFQLSLCDASLPLSAAQYLSKPIAVPSFVSVAKDTQIAVEPPQPSLLAVGPGCPSLKPTGTQLMSLLPGNVFPAPPLGTSFSLNSANGSSMIIQKTHTGHQMLASTIRTIAPAGVMLQKTLLPIQPKIPVNIQPRLVQISPKPGGQKPLTGLAFIPANTSQNVLLSTSVGSNKSVPPQSVSKPVSLHLVSQGGPIVIQPQRHVFLPSQTPATTAQSTSTPMCLLSTPSNQVSNKSKERDLVDSSQIVTVHSKQVNFSPILPSPTGQLTLKQGTLLPGSQIQSTTPTVFQIPAQLAGTYGSQLQGQRGAVVQSPTVGNQITLINNASILIPDMSTIPIVNGQLATPVHRVLRGGPEGKLTLTQTSVLHFPERTKADDGSVNELPQEVRSNPSGSVESSLQSSRETEPLQSSPDVSCSPEPILSLSPRLINQTEEQQFTEGKHNPLPHAQALIHLPQQNALKPSATHESLAEALLLKIENNISPAMDEAEDFLASFVGSDTFSSLSECEEMSVYPDSEHTDIMLTSPIDQNSVMYGASIMGPTPSASEEQCLKSCLSIASSTDLQRYEGAIMNKSPSFSSEKVFASQQQRTLVFTNVSRTSESTAQVYNQPNRGFPQELTINSYGAKDCSGIVCLDQHELQEMMGPRLHSQCTETSSTLQKLIHTPSVCVDEKEERLTLEEKQHMMKQQLFLDHSSVLNPNTSAPFVSMEDAVRHLLPYHACARPIPGQTDLISVDKQFEWISALLLKRITDMLSKYRLLLLCEAQESPSAEMVMLERLFLQSERLSLGEDRRRARRDPESFQESWHLNSPQNSMLSVQKGHSNRPPSPPSWPLQSDRPPGLKTYRSSSKGTLRLTIKHESGCRKIIHNSACDFSCATSGHKRNYSGQLTNGQDTQEKEESLKLPTSDVTQNKNDLTPDQLPEVKLHPDVETCRTDSDLQVLSNPLVRPEFTAESSLYSNQSSPVLKRNKVDASEADCPGLPAFMEDRGLSEHLQSAIDSILELQRLQGSASGVKLKTQQSCTMDQAVSSILKRQL encoded by the exons ATGGAGGATGATGATAGCACCTGTTTGCTGGATGTTTTGTG CGACCCTGATGCCCTACATGATTTTCTTCATGGGACAAATGAG CTGCCGAGTGGGGACTTACTCATTAGTTCGTCCTCTGGAGAACCGTCACTCTTCACAGACACTCCA AGTCCAGGGTCTTTGTTAGCAGATGATGCTAGTTCCCAGGATACACCTGTCTCTGGCGGTGTGGATCTCTCTTTTCTGGATGAAGCACTGTTGGCATCACCAACAATAAGTGAAGGTCCAGATGAGGATAAAAAAGATCCCGTTGTCCATGCGGTGGAACCACAGCAGAAGGAGTCTGAAGAGATCTGTGATATCCTCCAGCAGAGTCTTCAAGAAGCAGACATCACTGAGCATACTCTAGCACTAGAGGCAGAACTGGCCCAGACAGCAGAAACTTTTCAGCTCAGTCTGTGTGACGCATCCCTACCTTTGTCTGCGGCGCAATATCTCTCCAAACCAATAGCTGTTcccagctttgtatctgtagcaAAGGACACTCAAATAGCAGTGGAGCCTCCTCAGCCATCTCTGTTAGCTGTTGGCCCAGGTTGCCCCTCACTGAAACCTACAGGAACCCAATTAATGAGTCTGCTTCCTGGGAATGTCTTCCCTGCACCTCCGCTTGGGACGTCTTTTTCTCTTAACTCGGCAAACGGCTCGAGCATGATCATCCAGAAGACCCACACGGGCCATCAGATGTTGGCTTCCACCATTAGAACAATTGCTCCTGCAGGGGTTATGTTACAGAAAACACTTTTACCCATTCAGCCTAAGATACCAGTAAACATTCAGCCAAGGCTTGTACAGATCAGTCCTAAACCAggaggacaaaaacccttgacAGGACTTGCCTTTATCCCAGCAAATACATCCCAGAATGTCTTGTTGTCCACTTCTGTAGGCTCAAACAAGTCCGTACCACCACAGTCTGTCAGCAAACCTGTTAGTCTCCATCTGGTTAGTCAGGGAGGACCCATTGTCATTCAACCTCAAAGACATGTTTTTCTCCCCAGCCAAACCCCTGCAACTACGGCCCAGTCTACCAGCACTCCGATGTGTCTTCTCAGTACACCAAGCAATCAGGTGTCTAACAAAAGCAAAGAGCGGGATCTAGTTGATAGTTCTCAAATTGTGACTGTGCACTCAAAGCAAGTCAATTTCAGTCCTATTTTGCCATCCCCAACTGGACAACTCACTCTCAAACAAGGCACTCTTCTGCCAGGGTCCCAGATTCAGTCAACAACTCCAACAGTCTTCCAGATACCAGCACAGCTAGCAGGGACCTATGGATCCCAACTGCAAGGGCAACGGGGTGCTGTAGTTCAAAGCCCCACTGTAGGAAACCAAATTACATTGATTAACAATGCTAGTATACTCATCCCTGATATGAGCACCATACCTATAGTGAATGGTCAGTTGGCAACTCCAGTGCATAGAGTTTTAAGAGGGGGGCCTGAAGGGAAGCTGACTCTTACCCAGACCTCAGTGCTTCACTTTCCTGAAAGAACAAAAGCAGATGATGGAAGTGTCAATGAACTGCCCCAA GAGGTCAGATCAAACCCCTCTGGTTCAGTGGAGTCATCCCTTCAGTCCTCCAGAGAGACAGAACCTCTACAGTCATCACCAGATGTTAGCTGTAGTCCTGAGCCAATTTTATCATTATCACCACGACTGATCAACCAAACAGAAGAGCAACAATTTACTGAAGGAAAGCACAACCCACTGCCTCATGCACAGGCTTTAATACACCTTCCCCAACAG AACGCACTTAAACCATCAGCCACCCATGAGTCCTTGGCAGAAGCTCTCCTCTTGAAAATAGAAAACAACATCTCTCCTGCCATGGATGAAGCGGAGGATTTCCTTGCATCTTTTGTAGGATCTGACACTTTCTCTTCATTGTCTGAGTGTGAAGAGATGTCAGTGTACCCTGATTCAGAGCACACTGATATAATGTTGACATCTCCTATTGACCAGAACTCTGTAATGTATGGAGCCTCCATCATGGGACCTACACCATCGGCCTCAGAAGAGCAGTGTCTCAAGTCCTGCCTGTCAATTGCTTCTAGTACTGACCTTCAGAGATATGAGGGGGCAATAATGAATAAGAGTCCTTCCTTCTCTTCAGAGAAGGTGTTTGCATCTCAGCAGCAGAGGACTCTTGTATTTACTAACGTCAGCAGAACCTCAGAGTCAACAGCCCAGGTGTACAATCAGCCAAACAGAGGGTTTCCCCAGG AGCTCACAATCAACAGTTACGGTGCTAAAGACTGTAGTGGAATAGTTTGCTTGGACCAGCATGAGTTACAGGAGATGATGGGACCTAGGCTGCATTCTCAGTGCACAGAGACCAGCTCAACACTTCAGAAGTTAATCCAC ACACCATCTGTATGTGTAGATGAGAAAGAGGAGAGGCTTACTCTAGAAGAGAAGCAACACAT GATGAAACAGCAGCTGTTTTTGGACCACAGTTCTGTCCTTAATCCAAATACGTCAGCTCCATTTGTTTCAATGGAGGATGCTGTGAGGCATTTGTTGCCCTACCATGCTTGCGCTAGACCCATACCCGGCCAGACTGACCTTATTTCAG TGGACAAGCAGTTTGAGTGGATTTCAGCCCTGCTGTTAAAACGAATCACGGACATGTTGAGCAAGTACAGGTTGCTTCTTCTGTGTGAAGCCCAG GAGAGTCCATCAGCAGAGATGGTGATGCTAGAGCGTTTGTTTCTTCAGTCAGAGAGACTCTCGTTGGGTGAAGACAGACGCCGGGCCAGGAGAGATCCAG AGTCCTTTCAGGAATCCTGGCACTTAAACTCAcctcaaaacagcatgttgtCAGTTCAGAAAGGACATTCCAACCGTCCTCCATCTCCACCATCGTGGCCACTGCAATCTGACAGACCCCCCGGCCTCAAGACTTACCGATCCAGCAGCAAAGGAACGCTACGCCTTACAATCAAACACGAATCAGGATGCCGCAAAATTATCCACAACTCTGCGTGTGATTTCTCGTGCGCCACCTCTGGCCACAAACGAAACTACAGCGGACAGTTAACTAACGGACAAGACACGCAGGAAAAAGAAGAATCCCTCAAGCTTCCTACATCGGATGTCACACAGAACAAAAATGATCTGACGCCAGATCAGCTTCCCGAGGTGAAACTGCACCCTGACGTGGAAACATGCAGGACAGATAGCGATTTGCAGGTACTCTCCAATCCTCTGGTCAGGCCAGAATTCACAGCTGAAAGCAGCTTATATTCAAACCAATCCTCCCCagttcttaaaagaaataaggTGGATGCTTCAGAAGCAGATTGTCCAGGTTTACCTGCATTCATGGAGGACAGGGGTCTCAGCGAACATCTACAAAGTGCTATTGACAGCATCCTGGAGCTACAAAGGCTTCAGGGTTCGGCTTCAGGAGTTAAACTAAAGACTCAACAGTCCTGTACAATGGATCAGGCTGTCAGCAGCATACTGAAAAGACAACTATGA
- the LOC129417924 gene encoding uncharacterized protein isoform X2 encodes MEDDDSTCLLDVLCDPDALHDFLHGTNELPSGDLLISSSSGEPSLFTDTPSPGSLLADDASSQDTPVSGGVDLSFLDEALLASPTISEGPDEDKKDPVVHAVEPQQKESEEICDILQQSLQEADITEHTLALEAELAQTAETFQLSLCDASLPLSAAQYLSKPIAVPSFVSVAKDTQIAVEPPQPSLLAVGPGCPSLKPTGTQLMSLLPGNVFPAPPLGTSFSLNSANGSSMIIQKTHTGHQMLASTIRTIAPAGVMLQKTLLPIQPKIPVNIQPRLVQISPKPGGQKPLTGLAFIPANTSQNVLLSTSVGSNKSVPPQSVSKPVSLHLVSQGGPIVIQPQRHVFLPSQTPATTAQSTSTPMCLLSTPSNQVSNKSKERDLVDSSQIVTVHSKQVNFSPILPSPTGQLTLKQGTLLPGSQIQSTTPTVFQIPAQLAGTYGSQLQGQRGAVVQSPTVGNQITLINNASILIPDMSTIPIVNGQLATPVHRVLRGGPEGKLTLTQTSVLHFPERTKADDGSVNELPQEVRSNPSGSVESSLQSSRETEPLQSSPDVSCSPEPILSLSPRLINQTEEQQFTEGKHNPLPHAQALIHLPQQNALKPSATHESLAEALLLKIENNISPAMDEAEDFLASFVGSDTFSSLSECEEMSVYPDSEHTDIMLTSPIDQNSVMYGASIMGPTPSASEEQCLKSCLSIASSTDLQRYEGAIMNKSPSFSSEKVFASQQQRTLVFTNVSRTSESTAQVYNQPNRGFPQELTINSYGAKDCSGIVCLDQHELQEMMGPRLHSQCTETSSTLQKLIHTPSVCVDEKEERLTLEEKQHMMKQQLFLDHSSVLNPNTSAPFVSMEDAVRHLLPYHACARPIPGQTDLISVDKQFEWISALLLKRITDMLSKYRLLLLCEAQQESPSAEMVMLERLFLQSERLSLGEDRRRARRDPESFQESWHLNSPQNSMLSVQKGHSNRPPSPPSWPLQSDRPPGLKTYRSSSKGTLRLTIKHESGCRKIIHNSACDFSCATSGHKRNYSGQLTNGQDTQEKEESLKLPTSDVTQNKNDLTPDQLPEVKLHPDVETCRTDSDLQVLSNPLVRPEFTAESSLYSNQSSPVLKRNKVDASEADCPGLPAFMEDRGLSEHLQSAIDSILELQRLQGSASGVKLKTQQSCTMDQAVSSILKRQL; translated from the exons ATGGAGGATGATGATAGCACCTGTTTGCTGGATGTTTTGTG CGACCCTGATGCCCTACATGATTTTCTTCATGGGACAAATGAG CTGCCGAGTGGGGACTTACTCATTAGTTCGTCCTCTGGAGAACCGTCACTCTTCACAGACACTCCA AGTCCAGGGTCTTTGTTAGCAGATGATGCTAGTTCCCAGGATACACCTGTCTCTGGCGGTGTGGATCTCTCTTTTCTGGATGAAGCACTGTTGGCATCACCAACAATAAGTGAAGGTCCAGATGAGGATAAAAAAGATCCCGTTGTCCATGCGGTGGAACCACAGCAGAAGGAGTCTGAAGAGATCTGTGATATCCTCCAGCAGAGTCTTCAAGAAGCAGACATCACTGAGCATACTCTAGCACTAGAGGCAGAACTGGCCCAGACAGCAGAAACTTTTCAGCTCAGTCTGTGTGACGCATCCCTACCTTTGTCTGCGGCGCAATATCTCTCCAAACCAATAGCTGTTcccagctttgtatctgtagcaAAGGACACTCAAATAGCAGTGGAGCCTCCTCAGCCATCTCTGTTAGCTGTTGGCCCAGGTTGCCCCTCACTGAAACCTACAGGAACCCAATTAATGAGTCTGCTTCCTGGGAATGTCTTCCCTGCACCTCCGCTTGGGACGTCTTTTTCTCTTAACTCGGCAAACGGCTCGAGCATGATCATCCAGAAGACCCACACGGGCCATCAGATGTTGGCTTCCACCATTAGAACAATTGCTCCTGCAGGGGTTATGTTACAGAAAACACTTTTACCCATTCAGCCTAAGATACCAGTAAACATTCAGCCAAGGCTTGTACAGATCAGTCCTAAACCAggaggacaaaaacccttgacAGGACTTGCCTTTATCCCAGCAAATACATCCCAGAATGTCTTGTTGTCCACTTCTGTAGGCTCAAACAAGTCCGTACCACCACAGTCTGTCAGCAAACCTGTTAGTCTCCATCTGGTTAGTCAGGGAGGACCCATTGTCATTCAACCTCAAAGACATGTTTTTCTCCCCAGCCAAACCCCTGCAACTACGGCCCAGTCTACCAGCACTCCGATGTGTCTTCTCAGTACACCAAGCAATCAGGTGTCTAACAAAAGCAAAGAGCGGGATCTAGTTGATAGTTCTCAAATTGTGACTGTGCACTCAAAGCAAGTCAATTTCAGTCCTATTTTGCCATCCCCAACTGGACAACTCACTCTCAAACAAGGCACTCTTCTGCCAGGGTCCCAGATTCAGTCAACAACTCCAACAGTCTTCCAGATACCAGCACAGCTAGCAGGGACCTATGGATCCCAACTGCAAGGGCAACGGGGTGCTGTAGTTCAAAGCCCCACTGTAGGAAACCAAATTACATTGATTAACAATGCTAGTATACTCATCCCTGATATGAGCACCATACCTATAGTGAATGGTCAGTTGGCAACTCCAGTGCATAGAGTTTTAAGAGGGGGGCCTGAAGGGAAGCTGACTCTTACCCAGACCTCAGTGCTTCACTTTCCTGAAAGAACAAAAGCAGATGATGGAAGTGTCAATGAACTGCCCCAA GAGGTCAGATCAAACCCCTCTGGTTCAGTGGAGTCATCCCTTCAGTCCTCCAGAGAGACAGAACCTCTACAGTCATCACCAGATGTTAGCTGTAGTCCTGAGCCAATTTTATCATTATCACCACGACTGATCAACCAAACAGAAGAGCAACAATTTACTGAAGGAAAGCACAACCCACTGCCTCATGCACAGGCTTTAATACACCTTCCCCAACAG AACGCACTTAAACCATCAGCCACCCATGAGTCCTTGGCAGAAGCTCTCCTCTTGAAAATAGAAAACAACATCTCTCCTGCCATGGATGAAGCGGAGGATTTCCTTGCATCTTTTGTAGGATCTGACACTTTCTCTTCATTGTCTGAGTGTGAAGAGATGTCAGTGTACCCTGATTCAGAGCACACTGATATAATGTTGACATCTCCTATTGACCAGAACTCTGTAATGTATGGAGCCTCCATCATGGGACCTACACCATCGGCCTCAGAAGAGCAGTGTCTCAAGTCCTGCCTGTCAATTGCTTCTAGTACTGACCTTCAGAGATATGAGGGGGCAATAATGAATAAGAGTCCTTCCTTCTCTTCAGAGAAGGTGTTTGCATCTCAGCAGCAGAGGACTCTTGTATTTACTAACGTCAGCAGAACCTCAGAGTCAACAGCCCAGGTGTACAATCAGCCAAACAGAGGGTTTCCCCAGG AGCTCACAATCAACAGTTACGGTGCTAAAGACTGTAGTGGAATAGTTTGCTTGGACCAGCATGAGTTACAGGAGATGATGGGACCTAGGCTGCATTCTCAGTGCACAGAGACCAGCTCAACACTTCAGAAGTTAATCCAC ACACCATCTGTATGTGTAGATGAGAAAGAGGAGAGGCTTACTCTAGAAGAGAAGCAACACAT GATGAAACAGCAGCTGTTTTTGGACCACAGTTCTGTCCTTAATCCAAATACGTCAGCTCCATTTGTTTCAATGGAGGATGCTGTGAGGCATTTGTTGCCCTACCATGCTTGCGCTAGACCCATACCCGGCCAGACTGACCTTATTTCAG TGGACAAGCAGTTTGAGTGGATTTCAGCCCTGCTGTTAAAACGAATCACGGACATGTTGAGCAAGTACAGGTTGCTTCTTCTGTGTGAAGCCCAG CAGGAGAGTCCATCAGCAGAGATGGTGATGCTAGAGCGTTTGTTTCTTCAGTCAGAGAGACTCTCGTTGGGTGAAGACAGACGCCGGGCCAGGAGAGATCCAG AGTCCTTTCAGGAATCCTGGCACTTAAACTCAcctcaaaacagcatgttgtCAGTTCAGAAAGGACATTCCAACCGTCCTCCATCTCCACCATCGTGGCCACTGCAATCTGACAGACCCCCCGGCCTCAAGACTTACCGATCCAGCAGCAAAGGAACGCTACGCCTTACAATCAAACACGAATCAGGATGCCGCAAAATTATCCACAACTCTGCGTGTGATTTCTCGTGCGCCACCTCTGGCCACAAACGAAACTACAGCGGACAGTTAACTAACGGACAAGACACGCAGGAAAAAGAAGAATCCCTCAAGCTTCCTACATCGGATGTCACACAGAACAAAAATGATCTGACGCCAGATCAGCTTCCCGAGGTGAAACTGCACCCTGACGTGGAAACATGCAGGACAGATAGCGATTTGCAGGTACTCTCCAATCCTCTGGTCAGGCCAGAATTCACAGCTGAAAGCAGCTTATATTCAAACCAATCCTCCCCagttcttaaaagaaataaggTGGATGCTTCAGAAGCAGATTGTCCAGGTTTACCTGCATTCATGGAGGACAGGGGTCTCAGCGAACATCTACAAAGTGCTATTGACAGCATCCTGGAGCTACAAAGGCTTCAGGGTTCGGCTTCAGGAGTTAAACTAAAGACTCAACAGTCCTGTACAATGGATCAGGCTGTCAGCAGCATACTGAAAAGACAACTATGA